From a single Vibrio tubiashii genomic region:
- a CDS encoding anaerobic C4-dicarboxylate transporter: MVAVELFVVLLFIYLGARIGGIGIGLAGGAGVIALSLVLGVPTSQAFIPVDVILIIMSVITAIAAMQVAGGMDWLVQVAENFLRKHPERITFYAPIVTFLMTLMAGTGHTAFSTLPVIAEVAKGQGVRPSRPLSIAVVASQIAITASPISAAVVAFAAMLAPMGVDYLTLLAVCIPTTFIACMIGAFVANFMGSELKDDPIYQERLEKGLIKLATEKQREILPTAKTATYIFLAAIGFVVCYAAAISGSIGLIKDPALGRNEAIMTVMLAAAAAIVLVTKIDASKIPSAATFRSGMTACVCVLGVAWLGSTFVNAHVDGIKEVAGALLSDYPWMLAMVLFFASMLLYSQGATTVALMPAALAIGVAPLTAVASFAAVSALFVLPTYPTLLAAVEMDDTGSTRIGKYVFNHPFFIPGVVTIASAVALGFTFGGLFI, encoded by the coding sequence ATGGTGGCAGTCGAACTCTTTGTCGTTCTGCTCTTTATCTATTTAGGAGCAAGAATTGGTGGTATTGGCATTGGTTTAGCAGGTGGTGCAGGTGTTATCGCACTTTCTTTGGTACTTGGTGTACCCACTAGCCAAGCTTTTATTCCAGTAGACGTTATTCTTATCATTATGTCGGTCATTACCGCGATCGCAGCCATGCAGGTTGCTGGCGGCATGGACTGGTTAGTACAAGTGGCTGAAAACTTTTTGCGTAAACACCCTGAGCGCATCACCTTTTATGCGCCGATTGTGACTTTCTTAATGACGCTAATGGCAGGAACAGGACACACTGCATTCTCAACTCTGCCTGTTATCGCTGAAGTAGCAAAAGGCCAAGGGGTTCGCCCATCTCGCCCACTGTCTATTGCAGTTGTTGCTTCACAAATTGCTATTACCGCTTCACCAATTTCAGCGGCTGTTGTTGCGTTTGCAGCAATGCTAGCACCTATGGGGGTTGATTACCTAACCCTGTTAGCGGTATGTATTCCAACCACTTTCATCGCATGTATGATTGGTGCATTCGTTGCTAACTTTATGGGCAGCGAGCTTAAAGATGACCCTATCTATCAAGAGCGTCTGGAAAAAGGCTTAATCAAGCTAGCAACTGAAAAGCAGCGTGAAATTCTACCTACAGCAAAAACTGCAACTTACATCTTCCTTGCCGCGATCGGTTTTGTTGTTTGCTACGCAGCAGCAATTTCCGGCTCGATTGGCCTTATCAAGGATCCGGCGCTAGGCCGAAATGAAGCGATCATGACAGTGATGCTGGCAGCAGCGGCAGCTATCGTTCTCGTGACTAAGATTGATGCGTCTAAGATCCCTTCAGCGGCAACCTTCCGCTCAGGTATGACAGCATGTGTTTGTGTACTTGGTGTTGCTTGGCTTGGTTCAACCTTTGTTAACGCACACGTAGACGGCATTAAAGAAGTGGCGGGGGCACTGCTTTCAGATTACCCATGGATGCTAGCTATGGTGCTGTTCTTTGCTTCAATGCTACTTTACTCACAAGGGGCAACAACCGTAGCACTAATGCCAGCAGCACTGGCTATTGGTGTCGCGCCTCTAACAGCGGTTGCATCTTTCGCAGCAGTAAGTGCGCTGTTCGTACTGCCTACCTACCCAACACTGCTTGCAGCAGT
- the aspA gene encoding aspartate ammonia-lyase, translating into MATLTETSQVANQATRIEEDLLGERHVPADAYYGIHTLRAIENFNISNMTISDVPEFVRGMVMTKKAAALANKELGVIPKDVANYIIEACDLILETGKCMDQFPSDVFQGGAGTSVNMNTNEVIANVALELMGKEKGQYDIVNPNDHVNKSQSTNCAYPTGFRIAVYNSVAKLIEAIEYLKGAFELKSQEFKDVLKMGRTQLQDAVPMTVGQEFHAWAVTLNEEIRALEYTSKLLLEINLGATAIGTGLNAAQGYQASAVKHLAEVTGLEVVPAEDLIEATSDCGAYVMTHGALKRLAVKLSKICNDLRLLSSGPRSGLNELNLPELQAGSSIMPAKVNPVVPEVVNQVCFKVLGNDNTISFAAEGGQLQLNVMEPVIAQSMFESISILSNACVNLRDKCIDGITVNKETCESYVYNSIGIVTYLNPYIGHHEGDIVGKICAETGKSVREVVLERGLLTEEELDEILCVENFMHPTYKAKRYE; encoded by the coding sequence ATGGCTACCCTAACTGAAACCTCTCAAGTGGCTAACCAAGCAACCCGTATCGAAGAAGACTTACTCGGCGAGCGCCACGTACCGGCTGACGCTTACTACGGCATTCATACTCTTCGCGCGATTGAAAACTTCAATATCTCTAACATGACCATCTCTGACGTACCTGAATTTGTACGCGGTATGGTGATGACAAAGAAAGCCGCTGCACTAGCAAACAAAGAACTAGGTGTTATCCCTAAAGATGTTGCTAACTACATCATCGAAGCGTGTGATTTGATCCTTGAAACAGGTAAGTGCATGGATCAGTTCCCATCAGACGTATTCCAAGGTGGTGCGGGCACTTCAGTCAACATGAACACCAATGAAGTGATTGCTAACGTTGCTCTTGAACTAATGGGCAAAGAGAAAGGTCAGTACGACATCGTTAACCCGAACGATCACGTAAACAAGAGCCAATCAACAAACTGTGCATACCCAACGGGCTTCCGTATCGCGGTATATAACAGCGTAGCAAAACTGATTGAAGCGATTGAATACCTAAAAGGTGCCTTTGAGCTTAAGAGCCAAGAGTTTAAAGATGTATTGAAGATGGGTCGTACTCAGCTTCAAGACGCAGTGCCAATGACAGTCGGTCAAGAGTTCCATGCTTGGGCAGTCACTCTAAACGAAGAAATTCGTGCACTTGAGTACACATCAAAACTACTACTAGAAATCAACCTAGGTGCAACAGCAATTGGCACAGGCCTAAACGCTGCGCAAGGTTACCAAGCATCAGCTGTGAAACACCTAGCGGAAGTAACAGGTCTAGAAGTGGTTCCTGCAGAAGACTTGATCGAAGCAACGTCTGACTGTGGTGCATACGTAATGACGCACGGCGCACTAAAACGTCTAGCGGTTAAACTGTCTAAGATCTGTAACGACCTACGTCTGCTTTCATCTGGTCCTCGTTCAGGTTTGAACGAACTGAACCTGCCTGAGCTTCAAGCAGGCTCGTCAATCATGCCAGCGAAAGTAAACCCAGTAGTTCCAGAAGTAGTTAACCAAGTTTGTTTCAAAGTGCTAGGTAACGACAACACTATCTCGTTTGCAGCAGAAGGCGGTCAGCTTCAGCTTAACGTGATGGAACCTGTGATTGCTCAAAGCATGTTTGAGTCAATCTCAATCCTATCCAACGCATGTGTCAACCTGCGTGACAAGTGTATCGATGGCATCACAGTCAACAAAGAGACGTGTGAAAGCTATGTATACAACTCTATTGGTATCGTGACTTACCTAAACCCTTACATCGGCCACCACGAAGGTGACATCGTCGGTAAGATCTGTGCAGAAACAGGTAAGAGTGTTCGCGAAGTCGTGCTTGAGCGCGGTCTACTAACCGAAGAAGAGCTTGATGAGATTCTTTGTGTTGAAAACTTTATGCACCCAACGTATAAAGCGAAGCGCTACGAATAA
- a CDS encoding FxsA family protein: MFPILLLLFIFVPIIEIGLFIQVGGFLGLWPTIGLVLITAFVGASLVRSQGLQTLMSVQNRLQQGELPAQQIFEGVMLAVAGVLLLTPGFMTDAFGMLVLLPAPRAVIAKYLMSKMVVKSVGGGFQGGFHGEQFGQNPFEQGPFHKGDSKQGSTFEGEFERKDDDDQNRLN, encoded by the coding sequence GTGTTTCCTATCTTATTATTGCTGTTTATCTTCGTTCCTATTATTGAAATAGGCCTATTTATTCAAGTCGGTGGTTTTCTGGGTTTGTGGCCTACCATCGGCTTGGTACTGATCACCGCATTTGTTGGTGCCTCGTTAGTTCGTAGCCAAGGGCTGCAAACATTGATGTCAGTGCAAAATCGCCTTCAGCAGGGAGAGTTACCTGCTCAGCAGATCTTTGAAGGCGTGATGTTGGCGGTTGCCGGCGTGCTGCTTCTTACCCCAGGTTTTATGACCGATGCATTCGGTATGCTGGTTCTACTTCCTGCTCCTAGGGCGGTTATCGCTAAGTACTTGATGAGCAAAATGGTGGTGAAATCAGTGGGTGGTGGATTCCAAGGTGGTTTTCATGGTGAGCAGTTTGGTCAGAACCCATTTGAACAAGGTCCTTTCCACAAAGGGGACTCTAAGCAAGGCTCGACTTTCGAAGGGGAGTTTGAGCGCAAAGATGATGATGACCAAAACCGACTAAACTAA
- a CDS encoding ExeM/NucH family extracellular endonuclease has translation MKQKLTPTLLAAVVAGALSSPAMADIIISQYVEGGSNNKAIEIANTGDASVSLDGYELAKSTNGNGEWGSKLSLNGQVLAAKSVLVVAHTSASDDIKAVADILNGSVTGFNGNDPMALLKDGSVHDLLGEMGGSDFAKDTTLVRNSDAMTPSTAHNAAQWSSLPKDSIVGLGTLDGGTAPEPFACTQDGAAPTFTSIQEIQGEGDTSPFINGYPYITDEDFFVKGVVSAVTTGLTKGFYLQALTDDYNPQTSEGLFVHTNQSSSELKPGDVVCVKGKVQEYYNHTQLKTENNNWVKQGEQAAPTATDIEILPTDKNFDRTLERYEGMLVRTTEALDMRVTRTFGYDYAARRNNMVLAQGRISMQPNQNFAAGSEQAKQQSIENAERRLYVESDAKAPNGSIPYYPDFGRTDADQDGSTEDYIRVDDTIVGLEGVITYSYGDYRLIPTNTLTSESFVRNDPRTQDIDMKEGDLRIATFNVLNYFNSPFGGDTNPHGNNRGANNFEEFEVQQAKIVNAILRLDADIIGLMEIENNGFGESGAIRQLVDQLNARIENKKDRYDIVAIDSNGDKVTDENDYIGTDVITTGVIYRPKVVKLKESRVIAMPSQQAPEVVDENGKVIEDGKNYQRDSLAPTFKVKGTKEKITVAINHFKSKGSKCWEDAAPVEQGGQGGQDLDKQGSCENFRVAAAVALGDALKEIKGHKVILGDMNSYGMEDPMLVLTDYSQEKYGKTIKAARNTYIGGEVQYGDDGAVINHNYGYINAVAKAHPNSWSYSFNDEVGALDHLLISPSLEKHFVDATDWHINGGESTLFDYNDEYKGDLPKYQDHFRSSDHDPAVLELNMAGSFGFGAMMSLFGLALWRRRK, from the coding sequence ATGAAACAAAAACTAACCCCAACGCTACTTGCAGCAGTGGTAGCAGGTGCTCTGTCTTCTCCAGCAATGGCAGACATTATTATTTCTCAGTATGTAGAAGGTGGCAGCAACAACAAAGCAATCGAGATTGCTAACACAGGTGATGCTTCTGTCTCTCTTGATGGCTATGAGCTAGCCAAATCAACCAATGGCAATGGTGAGTGGGGCAGCAAGCTGTCACTCAACGGCCAAGTGCTAGCAGCGAAAAGCGTACTGGTTGTTGCTCATACTAGCGCCAGCGACGACATTAAAGCGGTTGCGGACATCCTTAATGGCTCAGTAACGGGTTTCAACGGTAATGACCCAATGGCACTGCTGAAAGATGGCAGTGTGCATGATCTGCTGGGTGAAATGGGTGGCTCTGACTTTGCAAAAGACACCACTTTAGTTCGCAACTCAGATGCGATGACACCTTCTACAGCGCATAATGCTGCACAGTGGTCTTCACTGCCGAAAGATAGCATTGTAGGGTTAGGCACGTTGGATGGTGGCACAGCTCCAGAGCCATTCGCTTGTACTCAAGATGGCGCAGCGCCAACCTTTACTTCTATTCAAGAAATCCAGGGTGAAGGCGATACCTCTCCATTTATTAATGGCTACCCTTACATCACAGACGAAGACTTCTTTGTTAAAGGTGTGGTTAGTGCAGTAACTACAGGCCTAACCAAAGGTTTCTACCTACAAGCACTAACTGATGACTACAACCCACAAACATCAGAAGGTTTGTTCGTTCACACTAACCAGTCTAGCTCAGAGCTAAAGCCGGGCGATGTGGTGTGTGTGAAAGGTAAAGTTCAAGAATACTACAACCACACTCAGCTAAAGACAGAAAACAACAACTGGGTTAAGCAAGGCGAACAAGCAGCGCCAACGGCAACGGATATCGAGATCCTGCCAACAGATAAAAACTTCGATCGCACGCTAGAGCGTTACGAAGGCATGCTAGTCAGAACAACTGAAGCGCTCGATATGCGTGTGACGCGTACTTTCGGCTACGATTACGCTGCGCGTCGTAACAACATGGTACTGGCGCAAGGTCGTATCAGCATGCAGCCAAACCAAAACTTTGCTGCGGGTTCAGAGCAAGCGAAACAGCAGAGCATCGAAAACGCGGAGCGTCGTCTATACGTAGAATCTGATGCCAAAGCGCCAAACGGCTCTATCCCTTACTACCCAGATTTTGGCCGCACTGACGCAGACCAAGATGGTTCAACAGAAGATTACATCCGTGTTGACGATACGATTGTTGGCCTAGAAGGTGTGATCACCTACAGCTACGGCGATTACCGCCTAATCCCTACCAACACGCTAACTAGTGAAAGCTTCGTACGTAACGACCCACGTACTCAAGATATTGATATGAAAGAAGGCGACCTACGTATTGCGACTTTCAACGTCTTGAACTACTTCAACTCGCCGTTTGGTGGTGACACGAACCCACATGGTAACAACCGTGGCGCGAACAACTTTGAAGAATTTGAAGTACAGCAAGCGAAGATCGTTAATGCGATTCTACGTCTAGATGCTGACATCATTGGCCTGATGGAAATCGAGAACAACGGCTTTGGTGAAAGCGGTGCGATTCGTCAGCTTGTTGACCAGCTAAACGCACGCATTGAAAACAAGAAAGATCGTTACGACATCGTCGCTATCGACAGCAATGGCGACAAAGTGACGGACGAAAATGACTACATCGGCACCGACGTTATCACAACAGGCGTTATCTACCGTCCTAAAGTGGTTAAGCTAAAAGAGTCTCGTGTTATCGCAATGCCAAGTCAGCAAGCGCCTGAAGTAGTGGATGAAAACGGCAAAGTGATTGAAGACGGTAAGAACTACCAGCGTGATTCTCTAGCACCAACCTTTAAGGTGAAAGGGACCAAAGAGAAGATCACAGTGGCGATTAACCACTTCAAATCAAAAGGTTCTAAGTGTTGGGAAGATGCAGCACCGGTTGAGCAAGGCGGTCAGGGTGGTCAAGACCTAGACAAGCAAGGCTCATGTGAAAACTTCCGCGTTGCAGCGGCAGTGGCACTGGGTGATGCACTGAAAGAGATTAAAGGTCACAAAGTTATCTTGGGTGATATGAACTCGTACGGCATGGAAGACCCAATGCTTGTTCTGACGGATTACAGCCAAGAGAAGTACGGTAAGACAATCAAAGCGGCACGTAATACATACATCGGCGGTGAAGTGCAGTACGGTGATGACGGTGCAGTGATTAATCACAACTACGGCTACATCAATGCCGTAGCAAAAGCGCATCCAAACAGCTGGAGCTACTCATTCAATGATGAAGTGGGCGCACTTGACCACCTATTGATCAGCCCAAGTCTAGAGAAGCACTTTGTTGATGCAACAGACTGGCATATCAATGGCGGCGAATCGACGTTGTTCGATTACAACGATGAGTACAAAGGTGACCTACCTAAGTACCAAGATCACTTCCGTTCTTCTGACCACGATCCAGCAGTTCTAGAGCTAAACATGGCCGGTTCATTCGGCTTCGGCGCAATGATGTCTCTGTTCGGCCTAGCGCTATGGCGTCGTCGTAAGTAA
- a CDS encoding aminodeoxychorismate/anthranilate synthase component II, with protein MLLIIDNYDSFTYNLYQYFCELGAEVKVVRNDEVTLEEIDALNPTHLVISPGPCTPNEAGISLSAIEHFAGKLPILGVCLGHQAIAQVFGGEVVRARQVMHGKTSPIRHNDRSVFSTLNNPLTVTRYHSLVVKNDSLPDCFELTAWTELEDGSMDEIMGYQHKTLPIDAVQFHPESIKTEQGHQILANFLARQPL; from the coding sequence ATGCTGTTAATCATCGATAATTACGACTCTTTTACCTACAACCTGTACCAGTATTTTTGTGAGCTGGGCGCAGAGGTTAAGGTAGTGCGTAATGATGAAGTCACGCTTGAAGAGATAGATGCGCTGAATCCTACCCATTTGGTTATCTCTCCGGGGCCCTGTACGCCCAATGAAGCGGGTATTTCGTTAAGTGCGATTGAGCATTTTGCGGGAAAGCTGCCGATTCTTGGTGTTTGCTTAGGCCATCAGGCGATTGCGCAGGTGTTTGGCGGAGAAGTGGTACGTGCTCGTCAGGTAATGCATGGCAAAACGTCCCCAATTCGTCACAATGATCGCAGTGTGTTTTCCACGCTCAATAATCCGCTGACGGTAACGCGTTACCACTCGCTTGTGGTTAAGAACGACTCTCTGCCTGATTGCTTTGAGCTTACCGCCTGGACAGAGCTTGAAGATGGCTCGATGGATGAGATCATGGGCTACCAGCACAAAACCTTGCCGATTGATGCGGTGCAGTTCCATCCTGAGTCGATTAAAACAGAGCAAGGCCACCAGATCCTCGCTAACTTTTTGGCTCGCCAGCCACTTTAA
- a CDS encoding aspartate aminotransferase family protein — MTVENNVERGLFDEVMVPCYNPMEMIPVKGEGARVWDQQGKEYIDFAGGIAVSCLGHCHPAMVNALTEQGQKLWHLSNVMTNEPALRLAKKLTEVSFAEKVFFANSGAEANEAALKLARRYAADKFGPEKSEIIAFKQGFHGRTFFTVTVGGQAAYSDGFGPKPGDVTHLPYNDVEALREHISDRTCAIMMEPLQGEGGIISPTDEFVQTVRELCDKHNALLIFDEVQTGNGRTGQFYAYQGLGVTPDILSTAKSLGGGFPIGAMLTTTELSKHLKVGTHGSTYGGNPLACAVAEAVVDVVSAPETLAGVAEREALFREGLAKLNDKYNMFAEVRGKGLLLGAALNDEWQGRARDVLVAAGKEGLMVLVAGANVVRFTPSLVISTEEINEGLARLDKALATLVK; from the coding sequence ATGACTGTAGAAAATAACGTAGAACGCGGTTTGTTTGATGAGGTAATGGTTCCTTGTTATAACCCAATGGAAATGATTCCAGTAAAAGGCGAGGGTGCTCGCGTTTGGGATCAGCAAGGTAAAGAATACATCGACTTTGCTGGTGGTATCGCCGTGAGCTGTCTAGGTCATTGTCACCCTGCAATGGTGAATGCGTTAACTGAACAAGGTCAAAAGCTTTGGCATTTAAGTAACGTAATGACTAACGAACCTGCGCTTCGTCTAGCGAAAAAGCTTACTGAAGTCAGCTTTGCGGAGAAAGTGTTCTTTGCAAACTCAGGTGCTGAGGCAAACGAAGCGGCTCTGAAACTGGCGCGTCGTTATGCAGCTGATAAGTTTGGCCCAGAAAAATCTGAAATCATCGCTTTTAAACAAGGCTTCCATGGCCGTACTTTCTTTACTGTAACTGTTGGTGGCCAAGCGGCTTACTCTGATGGTTTTGGTCCTAAGCCAGGTGATGTCACTCACTTGCCATACAATGACGTTGAAGCACTTCGTGAGCATATCTCAGATCGCACTTGTGCCATCATGATGGAACCACTTCAGGGCGAAGGCGGCATCATTTCTCCAACTGACGAATTTGTTCAGACAGTTCGTGAGCTATGTGACAAGCATAATGCCCTACTGATTTTTGATGAAGTGCAGACAGGTAACGGTCGTACTGGTCAATTCTACGCATATCAAGGTCTGGGTGTAACTCCAGATATCCTAAGCACAGCTAAGTCTCTAGGTGGCGGTTTCCCTATTGGCGCAATGCTAACTACTACTGAGCTATCTAAGCACTTGAAAGTCGGCACTCATGGTTCGACTTACGGTGGTAACCCTCTAGCGTGTGCGGTTGCTGAAGCCGTGGTTGATGTTGTAAGTGCACCAGAAACATTGGCTGGCGTTGCAGAGCGTGAAGCCCTGTTCCGTGAAGGCCTAGCTAAACTGAATGATAAGTACAACATGTTCGCGGAAGTTCGCGGCAAAGGCCTTCTTTTAGGTGCTGCGCTTAACGATGAGTGGCAAGGCCGCGCACGTGATGTGTTAGTCGCTGCAGGTAAAGAAGGTCTGATGGTTCTAGTGGCAGGTGCAAACGTAGTTCGTTTCACACCATCACTAGTGATCAGCACGGAAGAAATTAACGAAGGACTTGCGCGACTAGATAAAGCTCTAGCGACGCTAGTTAAATAA
- the astA gene encoding arginine N-succinyltransferase codes for MLVVRPIAMSDYDALHTCAVESGHGFTSLPVNEELLTNRITHSEYSFTKPDVNEPGDEGYLMVGFDNETGEVAGCTGIEASIGWDVPFYSYHISTVVHSSPKLGVNNVVKLLTFGNNYTGCSEICTLFLRPSFRQGLNGRLMSKCRFLMMAEHPERFSKTVFAEMRGVSDAEGNSPFWQWLQEHFFSIDFTMADYLTGIGKKGFIADLMPKLPIYINLLSKEAQEVIGQVHENTKPALRLLEKEGFTCRNYVDIFDGGPTVECDVRNIESVRHSFRAKVTIAEHTSSQDYLISNTSFEDFRATAAKAAYDQASESVILSPEVANALKVNEGEFVRMLAQ; via the coding sequence ATGCTGGTTGTTCGCCCTATCGCAATGTCGGATTACGATGCGCTGCACACATGCGCAGTGGAATCGGGTCACGGATTTACATCTCTACCGGTTAACGAAGAACTGTTAACCAATCGCATTACCCATTCAGAATATAGCTTTACTAAGCCGGACGTAAACGAGCCGGGTGATGAAGGCTATCTCATGGTTGGCTTTGATAATGAGACTGGCGAAGTCGCTGGTTGTACCGGGATTGAAGCTTCCATTGGTTGGGATGTGCCTTTTTACTCTTACCATATCAGTACGGTTGTTCACTCATCGCCAAAACTGGGTGTGAATAACGTGGTTAAGCTACTGACTTTCGGTAACAACTACACTGGTTGTAGTGAAATTTGTACTCTGTTCTTAAGACCTTCTTTCCGTCAGGGCTTGAATGGCCGCTTGATGTCGAAGTGTCGTTTTCTAATGATGGCGGAGCATCCTGAAAGATTTTCGAAAACGGTCTTTGCTGAGATGCGCGGTGTTTCTGATGCTGAAGGTAACTCACCATTCTGGCAATGGCTACAAGAGCATTTCTTCTCGATTGATTTCACTATGGCTGATTACCTCACTGGTATCGGCAAGAAAGGCTTTATTGCTGACCTTATGCCTAAGCTGCCAATCTACATCAACCTCTTGAGCAAAGAGGCTCAAGAAGTGATTGGTCAAGTACATGAAAACACCAAACCTGCTTTACGCCTGTTGGAAAAAGAAGGTTTCACTTGTCGTAACTACGTCGACATCTTTGATGGCGGCCCAACGGTTGAGTGTGATGTACGCAATATCGAGTCAGTTCGTCACTCATTTAGAGCAAAAGTCACTATCGCGGAACACACCAGTTCTCAAGACTACTTGATCTCAAACACGTCGTTTGAAGACTTCCGCGCAACTGCGGCGAAAGCGGCTTACGATCAGGCTTCAGAGTCAGTGATTTTGTCTCCTGAAGTGGCGAATGCCCTCAAAGTTAACGAAGGCGAATTCGTTCGCATGTTGGCTCAATAG
- the astD gene encoding succinylglutamate-semialdehyde dehydrogenase: MTHWIAGEWVAGQGESMNSQSPYNNEVIWQGDSATPQQVEQAVSAARSAFVGWKKLSFAEREAIVLAFAEKVKENSEQIAEIIAKETGKPIWETRTEAAAMAGKIAISIRAYHDRTGEAQREAAGNQIVLRHRPLGVMAVFGPYNFPGHLPNGHIVPALLAGNTVVFKPSEQTPLTGEFAMKLWDQVGLPKGVINLVQGAKETGIALADSKGLDGVLFTGSANTGHILHKQFAGQPGKMLALEMGGNNPMVISENYGELDATVYTIIQSAFISAGQRCTCARRLYVPAGDKGDLLVSKLVEATNKIRVDQPFAEPAPFMGPQISKAAADFILAAQANLQKLGGESLIEAKAGEAAFVTPGIIDVTAIAELPDEEYFGPLLQVVRYQGLEKAVELANDTRFGLSAGLVSTDDGEWEYFVDHIRAGIVNRNRQLTGASGDAPFGGPGASGNLRPSAYYAADYCAYPMASMEGGETLLPATLSPGVEL; this comes from the coding sequence ATGACACATTGGATTGCTGGCGAATGGGTTGCAGGTCAAGGTGAGTCGATGAACTCACAAAGCCCATACAACAACGAAGTTATCTGGCAAGGCGACAGCGCAACACCGCAGCAAGTTGAGCAAGCGGTATCAGCGGCACGCAGTGCATTCGTTGGCTGGAAAAAATTAAGCTTTGCTGAGCGTGAAGCGATCGTTCTCGCTTTTGCTGAAAAGGTAAAAGAGAACAGCGAACAAATCGCAGAAATCATCGCCAAAGAAACCGGTAAGCCAATTTGGGAAACACGCACTGAAGCGGCGGCAATGGCAGGTAAGATTGCGATTTCAATTCGAGCTTACCATGACCGTACTGGTGAAGCTCAGCGTGAAGCTGCAGGTAACCAAATCGTCCTTCGTCATCGCCCATTAGGTGTCATGGCGGTGTTTGGCCCATACAACTTCCCAGGGCATTTACCAAACGGTCACATCGTACCTGCGCTACTGGCAGGTAATACTGTGGTATTTAAGCCGTCAGAGCAAACACCGCTAACCGGCGAGTTTGCCATGAAACTGTGGGATCAAGTTGGTCTGCCGAAAGGGGTGATCAACCTAGTGCAAGGCGCTAAAGAAACTGGTATCGCACTGGCTGATTCTAAAGGCTTAGATGGCGTGTTGTTCACAGGCAGCGCGAATACAGGTCATATCCTGCATAAGCAGTTTGCCGGTCAACCGGGCAAGATGCTGGCGCTAGAAATGGGTGGTAATAACCCAATGGTGATCTCTGAAAATTACGGAGAGTTGGACGCGACCGTCTACACCATCATTCAATCAGCGTTTATCAGCGCGGGCCAACGTTGTACTTGTGCACGCCGTTTGTATGTTCCAGCTGGTGACAAAGGTGACTTACTGGTCAGCAAGCTAGTGGAAGCAACCAATAAGATTCGTGTCGATCAGCCATTTGCTGAGCCAGCACCATTTATGGGCCCTCAGATCTCTAAAGCGGCTGCTGACTTTATTCTTGCTGCTCAAGCAAATCTACAAAAGTTAGGTGGCGAGAGCTTAATTGAAGCTAAAGCTGGAGAAGCTGCATTTGTAACACCAGGCATTATTGATGTCACTGCAATTGCTGAGCTGCCAGATGAAGAGTACTTCGGCCCACTACTGCAAGTGGTACGTTACCAAGGTCTAGAGAAAGCGGTTGAGTTAGCCAACGATACTCGCTTTGGTCTATCAGCAGGCTTAGTTTCTACTGACGATGGTGAGTGGGAATACTTTGTTGACCATATTCGTGCTGGTATCGTAAACCGCAATCGCCAGTTAACAGGTGCAAGCGGTGATGCGCCATTTGGTGGTCCGGGCGCGTCAGGTAACTTACGCCCAAGTGCTTATTACGCGGCAGATTACTGTGCTTACCCTATGGCTTCGATGGAAGGAGGAGAAACACTTCTTCCTGCAACGCTAAGCCCAGGTGTTGAACTATAA
- a CDS encoding DUF1338 domain-containing protein has product MTPDVLFQQLWNDYIQRLCPSAEQVHQLLQEDEALINDHIALRTFNVEPLGIATLAQPFLDVGYKPCGDYVFESKKLVAKHYEHPDPKQPKVFISELKVEECSAELQTIVAKLVEQLDTSKLKGHEFLYGGRLWDISFSDFQTLAKESEYASWLAAHGYGANHFTVSVNQLNAFEEVKGVNDHLRDSGFTINEFGGEVKGSPDVLLEQSSTMADKVAVTFTEGTEIIPGGFYEFAKRYPMSNGELYPGFVAASADKIFESTNG; this is encoded by the coding sequence ATGACGCCAGATGTTTTATTCCAACAGTTATGGAATGACTATATTCAACGCTTATGTCCCTCTGCTGAACAAGTCCACCAACTTCTGCAAGAAGACGAAGCGCTGATCAATGACCACATTGCTCTGCGCACTTTCAATGTAGAACCTCTGGGCATTGCGACCCTTGCACAACCATTCTTAGACGTAGGCTACAAGCCGTGCGGTGACTATGTGTTTGAAAGCAAGAAGCTTGTTGCTAAACACTATGAACACCCAGACCCAAAACAGCCTAAAGTGTTTATCAGTGAACTGAAGGTTGAAGAGTGTTCTGCCGAGCTACAAACTATTGTCGCTAAGCTTGTCGAGCAATTGGACACCAGTAAGCTAAAAGGTCATGAGTTCTTGTATGGCGGTCGTTTATGGGATATCAGCTTCTCTGACTTCCAGACGTTAGCGAAAGAAAGTGAGTACGCTTCTTGGCTGGCAGCACATGGTTATGGCGCCAACCACTTTACGGTTAGCGTCAATCAGCTTAACGCTTTTGAAGAAGTGAAAGGTGTCAATGATCACCTACGCGATTCCGGCTTTACCATCAATGAGTTTGGTGGCGAAGTGAAGGGGTCTCCTGATGTGCTGCTAGAGCAATCTTCAACGATGGCGGATAAAGTAGCGGTAACCTTCACGGAAGGTACAGAGATTATCCCGGGTGGTTTCTACGAGTTTGCTAAGCGATACCCAATGAGCAACGGTGAACTTTATCCAGGGTTTGTCGCTGCCTCTGCTGATAAGATCTTCGAGAGTACTAACGGCTAG